The Xiphias gladius isolate SHS-SW01 ecotype Sanya breed wild chromosome 7, ASM1685928v1, whole genome shotgun sequence genome window below encodes:
- the LOC120791549 gene encoding P2Y purinoceptor 14-like, whose translation MDHLNNTRLPTNHSDFSSTFTLKVLPPLYFVICIVGLCLNGVAAWIFFRVSSDSGLVVYLKNMVVADLLMLATFPFRLAVQLGLGSWRLHVVICRYTAVLFYSSMYVGILFMGLISLERYVKIVRHTSSSSSSSSSCRSSLGGMSMLHLLQNVSSARVLALLTWSLLLLCVLPNVILTSRPANEENSRHCMQLKTPLGVQWHRVSTLFSVSLFWVTLLVLAFCYTSIAHRVYQSYRRVRRNSSDVCRKSNRSIFSILAVFFVCFVPYHICRVPYTLSQMPWTGFSRDAQFLLFQLKEGTLFLSALNVCLDPLIYVLMCRTFRESLLRKLSGRERRRSLTTAQSLSNI comes from the coding sequence ATGGATCACCTCAACAACACCCGCCTCCCCACCAACCATTCAGACTTCAGCAGCACCTTCACCCTCAAGGTGCTCCCCCCGCTCTATTTCGTGATCTGCATCGTGGGTTTGTGCCTGAACGGCGTGGCCGCCTGGATCTTCTTCAGAGTGTCCAGCGACTCGGGTCTGGTGGTCTACCTGAAGAACATGGTGGTGGCCGACCTCCTCATGCTGGCCACCTTCCCCTTCAGGCTGGCGGTTCAGCTGGGTCTGGGCAGCTGGCGCCTCCACGTGGTCATCTGCCGCTACACCGCCGTGCTCTTCTACTCCTCCATGTACGTGGGGATCCTGTTCATGGGCCTCATCAGCCTCGAGCGCTACGTCAAGATCGTCCgacacacctcctcctcctcctcctcctcctcctcctgcaggtcCAGTTTGGGTGGGATGTCCATGCTGCACCTCCTGCAGAACGTCAGCTCTGCCAGGGTGCTAGCGCTCCTCACCTGGagcctgctcctcctctgcGTCCTGCCCAACGTCATCCTGACCAGCCGTCCGGCCAACGAGGAGAACTCTCGGCACTGCATGCAGCTGAAGACGCCTCTGGGCGTGCAGTGGCACCGGGTGTCCACGCTCTTCAGCGTGTCTCTGTTCTGGGTGACGCTTCTGGTCCTGGCCTTCTGCTACACCTCCATCGCCCACCGGGTTTACCAGTCGTACCGCCGCGTGCGCCGCAACAGCAGCGACGTCTGCCGCAAGTCCAACCGCAGCATCTTCAGCATCCTGGCGGTGTTCTTCGTCTGCTTCGTGCCGTACCACATCTGCCGCGTGCCGTACACTCTGAGCCAGATGCCGTGGACGGGCTTCAGCCGGGACGCCCAGTTTCTGCTGTTCCAGCTGAAGGAGGGGACGCTCTTCCTGTCGGCGCTCAACGTCTGCCTCGACCCCCTCATCTACGTCCTGATGTGTCGGACCTTCAGAGAGTCGCTGCTGAGGAAACTGTCGGGGAGAGAGCGGAGGAGGTCCCTGACCACCGCCCAGAGTCTGAGCAACATctag